The Chelonoidis abingdonii isolate Lonesome George chromosome 15, CheloAbing_2.0, whole genome shotgun sequence genomic interval GCGTAATACAGAGTCTCTTGGACCAGTGCATTAACATCTAGTTGAAAAGTTAATCTACACAGTAACAGTAGATATAAAAGACTTATGTTTTGAGATAAGAAAATGTTATGTCTAGGAATCCTTCTAATTAACCTTCTACATGTATTGTTAATCAGTCATTCAGAAAATAGCTGCACTTAGTCTCCCCTCTCTCAAGTTATATTTGGTCACTGACTTCCATAATCTAAATTCACCATTCAAAGAAACAAGTTCCCACTGTGTGAGACTCAAGGCAAGGTAACATCAAATTCTCTGTCACCTTAAATTAACAGAGTGAATTGTTTCACTACATATTCTGGCTCAGATCAGTGCACGTCATCCTGTATAATGTAGCCACTTGTTAGTGTTCCTGCAACCTTAGGGACATTTTCCTCTGATATGGGAAGACTGAACAAGGTAAAAACATGTAGGTAAAATTTTAACCAAAAATGTTGGTGAGAATTGTTTATTGAAAACCTGGGAAAACAGTTCTAATCTAGAACAGGCAGAGACTTCTCTACACTACGTAAGTAAAGTGTCTCTCTGCTGATGTGGAAGAAAAACACCTaccaaaaaaaagtatttctgtcTTAATGCCTATTGCCAACAAGTGTGGTGGGGTTTTCTTTCGGTGAGAGTAGAGAGGAATTGTCCTTTTCAGAAAGAAGCAAACTGAACATAGAATATaagtaaggttaagattttgtcacggatatttttagtacgagtcagggacaggtcacgtgcttctgtgaatttttgtttattgcccgtgacctgtccctgacttgcACTAAAAATATCCGTAACAAAATGGGTAGGGAAAAGGGTCCAGAATGCATCATTGCTGGGGCTCTAGTGTCTCCCACCTCCCACAGCAATGGGACAGCTGTAGAGTGCCTAGCTCGGCACTCTAGGGGCCCCCATCGCTtatggctcagagctccaggatCTTCTGGCTGACTGGGAGCTCCATGGCTGGAAGTAATGGGGGGCCCCCTTCAGGAGCGACTCGTAGTAGGAGAATGGAGGGCCTAGTGCCCCTCTAGCAGGGTCAAGTGCCCCCAGCAGCTGGCCCAGACCAGAGCCAGAAgtgaagaggtggggccagaaccTCTCCTCTTCCAGCCACGCTGCCTGGTGCAATGTAGCGGCTGACTGCGAGAGCACCTGGTTGCAGCAGTAGGCTGCCCCCAGTCCAGGCTCAGCTTTTGGGGACAGGAGCCAATTCtgagaggttggggggggggggtctaacTCGCTCAGCTGCTGTTCCAGAAGCCAAGCCCACGCGGGAGGCTGTCAGGCACTCTCTCAGTCAGCTGCTGTGTTGTACCAGGAAGCATCTGGGGACAGCTctggagcctggctgccaggaagAGCAGCTGAATATGCCAAGGGGagtccgccccccccccccccggtaatGTGGGATGAGGAGAGCTGAGAgactctgggctaggggtggtaAGGAGTCACATGGGGAGGACATGTCCTCCTCTTTAGCTGGCaccccctttgtgtccctcccatgaatCACCTTTGGCCCCCTTACAcctgtgacttctgcaacctccgtgacaaaatcatagccttagatATAGGCCATTAAACAACCAACTGGGGGCAGTGATAGCTGGTCCCTGACCCAATCTGGACTGAATTTTGCAAGCACAAAGTGAGATGCTTCATGTTCCCATCCTAATTTCTTGAGTTATCAAGTGAGGCCATATCTCAAACCAGGCATTTAATAATAGCCGTGATACCACAGGACTGCCTTGGTACGAGTGCACTGGCTCACATAACAGGAAATGCTTGTTAGATCATTCATGGCAACTAAACACATAGGGTGGATCCACTTTACGAGAAGAAGGTTGAAATATTAGCCTTATTTGCCTCTTTCCCAATGCCTTATCTCTGCTTCTTAAGCAGAGGTTTGTAGGCTAgcaggtgggagagagaagctataccaaagaggaaggtttggaTGAACCATCGACGTTGAACAGAGCTGTCAGTGATGCCTTTGGTCCTGCAATAAAACAAAGTTAGATTTTATTTAACATACTATATATACACTCTCCATAAAAGTGAACTGTGAAATGGATCTAACAAGCCACTGATCACATTGATTGATGTTTATAGCTCAAAGTACCTTGATGTGAGGAATGTTTAATGAGGCTCAACTTTTACACTCCATTGAACACAGTCCTCTGTACCACTACTGAAGACTTGTTAACCACGATCACTAGACAAGTTTTTCTGACATATTAACTCAAGTTATTGATACTGTCATTGTTAACATTATGTACAGTCTATATATACTGAAGTGCAAAATAAGCATGGGGATGAGAGACATTTGGCATTACTAATATAAAGTAATCATGAAGTCAAGTACAGTACACTAAGCAAATCCCTACACAATACAGAGTGTATTAATGTATTTTCACTATGGAAAGAGCTTTTCAGTCACAGTGGCAGCATGGAGAATAGACAGCAAATTAAAGTTACACACAGACTTCCTTTTTTGCTGTCTTATGAAGCAGGAATTTCAGGGGCAGTGATGAGTTAAAAATCTGAACAGATGAGACTTAGCAGCAATAACAAGGATCATGTTTCTTAAACAGTGTGAAACTTTTTTCATATGGAACAGCTGATTTGCATGTGGAAAGTTGATTCTGTGGAAACactatggctttgtctacacttacagttttgcagcgctggcagttacagctgtggtcgtacagctgtgtacggccagcgctgcagtgtgtccacacttgcaccagttgcagcgctgttgtgagtggtgcattgtgggcagctatcccacagagcacctcgtcccattttgtcgctgtgggtttcGGGAGGGGGACGGAaggggtgcgggtcattccgcttcctgttccaacgaccgtactgccagggaatcggaccccacgcctaagagggccctgcaccttaggcacctttttaattaatttttttttttttaacttaccccatccccagctgaggtctgctccatggtcccgctcctttgagtgtaGAGCGGcggcgggagcgcggcatggccctgCTCTCCCATGCTAGTAGCTCTAGCCAGGCTGTGGGGCTTGCAGCGCTCTGGCCGGGCTCCAGCCACGAGAGCGGAGCGCGGCGGGGGCTTTGTCGCGCCTCactggccggggctccagccgggagagtcGGAAGTCGCGGGGCTTTGTCCGCTTCGGCCGTAGGGCTCCCAGCCCACTCGTGAGGAAGCGCGAGTCGCGGCAAAGCCAGTGCTCTCCCGCACTGAAACTCTGGGCCCTTTAATAGCCCCCTGAGCCGTGGGGCGTATGTAGGGTGGGTGTTTAAAAGTCCTGAGGGCCTCCAGCTGCCTCGGCTCACGCTGGTCCTTCAAATAAGCCAAGATCGTGAAGGCCCCGTCCCTCTGCATTCCCAGCGTCTCGCAGGCTATATAAATAGGTCGCCAAGTTGAAGGGGCTGGGGGCTACATTAACGGGCTGCGGGTTCCAGCTGCGTCTGCTGCACctatgacctgcccacaccagtccggccccccctgcctgcagccagcttcgcaccctgtgcccacagccacctctgccaaacaccctgtcctgtctccagtcaacccctgccacacacccctgcagccctgcccaagccagccagccccaccaccactgctgcccgcaccagctctgcacattctgcccagcccacacccctgccctgttccagtcaacccctgctgcacaccCCACTGCCtggaagccagcccgccccacacacccttgtctccaaccaaGCCCACATCCCTtcgccctgcctgcagccagaccctactatcgcagtcagcccctgccctgccttcagccagccccatgtccactgctgcctgcagtttccagggcattaaccctgcaggagcagctggaaacagcacacatgtgcacaccttCATAGCTCCAGAGTGGCGGGAGACCcaacacatgtgaaacagcagtcattaataaacCAAtacaacagcatatatgatgcaatgtaatAAGTTTAtatattcatatagttatggaaagtaaaatacatgaaagaaatgagaggctttttttttccacttttataagtcatccctgccgatctgtgcttctcttggtagtcaattcctttctcttggcagccttctcctttcaTGCCTTTGGCAGTTTATCCGTGTTCTTTTCATGGTCGCTTCCTCCAAACTCACACATATTTTTATTGTTCGTGGAGATAACAGATGTGGATAACTGCGCTATCCACATACCTGTCTAGTCTtccttgttttgctttctttaagCTTGTGCAGTCCTTTCAGAAGTCGTGCAACTGATGAGAAGACAGTATAGTTCAAGCgtcacgtttaaaaaaaaaacaacagagagatcaactgttaatacagagcctgcattttTTTAGAGTTTTCTACATCCCTACATATTGACACATCTCATGCAGCCATAGCGACAGGAGACGCGCAGCTAGCATGATAGAGAGTGGCTGTATTTCTCCCACAGCACGGCTCACCAGCGTGGGCAAGCGGGGTGGCTGCCATGTGGTCACCTGGAAGCGGGTGGGTGAGGGTGTTagttcactgtggaagccatggggtttctgtgacttgtggaaggCAATCAAAGAGCAGCCTACAGGGAAATAATGGGCTATTCCTACATCTGGCATgccttgcaggcagccatagcgcCACACACTGCCCCTCCCAAAAACATATTGCATAGTCACTTATataaataaaagcttcttaccaagAGAACAGGCCCTCCTCGTGCAGTTCTCGACTTACCATGTCCGCAAGGCAGCGTGACTGGCCTAGCCTTCTCCGTGCGTGGGAAAATAGCCTCCTGCCGTGCAATGACTCACTGGGAGTCTCCATTACACCTCTCCAAGCCTCCTCTCGGGTTCACTCTACAAACCTCCCActtcctctccaggctctgagccaggcAGGGCCACTAGGAAGTGCTCAGAAAGGTTCGCATGACCAAGAGATGGCTGAAAAGGAAGCTGGAAATAAGTCCTTAATACCCTGTAGTAGGCCAATAGAGAACGCTTGTGTAGTGTCCTAGCGAGTCGCGTGGGCCATGCCAACACGCTGACTGGTGGCTGCAGTCGTAGACGGAAGCGAGGATCCCACCGACGCTGTACTTCAGCTCAGTGCTCGCTGCTCAGAACAGGGAAGTTTCGCAGCATCTGGCGCTGAGCTTTTAAGTgcagacacctgctaagttgcagcgctgtaaccccctcgccagcgctgcaacttgcaagtgtagccaagccctatttGCTAAACAGACTAATGGCCTAAAGTGCTTGATGTCATGATTTCAGAAGGCTTTATCAATTAAAGAAATGAGCTGCACAGTGATGGTTAGCAATCCCAAGAACAATACATCACAGTGTAGGAGCAATACTAACCCAGATAGATTGAGTTTACACTTGAGTAGTTTTCTCAACTATCTTTGAATTAATACAGTTTGCAACTTTTGTACTGACTATACATTTCCAAGGTATATTCAAACAAAATGAACATAAGAAGCACATTTAACACTAATTTAACTTACCACTTGAATGTTCATTAAAAGATCTGTGACCTCAACAGGTGCAGGGTTGGCTAACTATTTTGGCATTTCTCCATAgtgcagaaaggaagaaaaaagataCTACTGATGGCAGCACACCTGCTAGTTAGAGACAAGCCTCcaaccctctccttccctcatcaGGTGCTATTGCTTTGGAAATCATAACTTTCACTGGTGAAACCATCAGAAGAATGGCTTCTTCCTGTGCTGCAGCCATTTCCAAGAGCATATGGCTAATAGTATCAAGAGATCTAGCATATGCTTTAAATCACTGTAGACTAAGACTGGGAGTGCATTTAGATTCATTAAAAAACAATACCCAAAAATGTAAAGTTCTAACTTTTTCCTGCCCTTCCTTATATTGGGGAAAAGGTAAACAGATAATGCCACGAAAGCTCCTGACAAACTGGTCAGGAACTAAGTGAAAAGATCATTATTGGAGGTATAAAAATAGCTGATGGGCTAGACTCAAGCTCTGGTTTAACATGTGTAATACAGGAAGCTTTAACTATACACACTGCCTCAACTGACTTGGTGCTCCCTCTCCGAATTTAAACTAAAATATCCCAACCCTGTTTATACTGTTGAGCCCTGTCTAGATGAGCAGATAGCAAATGTGTTAGCTAATACACGTGAACATGTTTTTAGTACCTACTGTAAAGAAAAGCAGTGTTTAAAACACACTAGCTCTAGACTCTTGTAGTCTAAACAGGGTTTTAGTGTTCCTGACTTTTCTGCATTCACTGACAGTTTTTCAAATACTGCAACTTGCTTATGCAAGATTACACTCTTGcaaaaagtgtgtgtatatataatctaGGCAAGCAAATACTTTCTACCCTCAATGAGATTTAActgtttgatttcatttcctgtctccTTAGTAATGTCTACAAGTACTACTGGATAGTGGATGTTAGTATCATTGGAATGATATTAACAGCAGCTGCCTGGACAGAGGCTTATAAGAAACAAGGTGTTAAGTAAGCAGTctttatttcttcctcttcatAGTACTTCACATTTTAATAATGCTGTATAAACTTAAGTGCTTCCTGTAGGGTGCAAAACCTAGAAAGGGGTTGTCATACCTACTATGTCTAATATATGCTCTTGTAAATTTGTGCACAATCTGAGGTATTTTTAACAGAGAGAAGTCTGACCTTTCTATCTTTTAAATCTGGGAAGTTATATAACTGCAAATAGGCATCACTTCATGCtcccattttttaattaaatcaactGAGgacaactccccctccccccatacaaaTAATCTGAGGGCCCTATTAAGCAATCATTACATGGACAAAACAAAGCACTATTTACTTTGaagttttgtctgaataaggaGTGCCAAACAGCCTGTGACAAGTGGAAGAAGAGCATGTATAGGTTTCCAGAACACTGCATGAGACTGTCTTCCCGTTCCCACTACACGTGAGCCAAGATGTAAGCAAGGCCGCAACTTTAAGAGTTGGCAGAAGAgctacatacatttttttttttttttttttaaaagagtcagTTGAAAGTAGCAATACTTTTGAAACTTAATAATCAACATGGGGTTTAGAGTAAACATATGAACAATTACTCTGACTGTGGAGTTTTCACAATCTTTTACTCCTGAGCCATATACATCTTCGTTTGAGTAGGGCTCGACTTCTGGACACTGACTGATACAAACAGAATTCTTATATTCCAGAATTCCTTTATACACATTTTCTACTTCGCAACAATCCACTAGGTGGCAGCCCAGTCCTGCCAACCCCACACTCACATTTTTCACAAGATGTATCAGCTCTATTGATTACAAAGATGCTGAGAAGTTattttatagaatcacagaaatttaGGGCTGGAGGTCCTCCAGTCCTGCCCTACTTTATAGATAgaggggaattaaaaaaaaaaaaaccacacccaacTTACTTGCATAACTTGATACTGTACAATGCTTCAGCTATATGAATTCCCCAGGCAAGCCAAAACCTGGTAAGATAAGCACACACATTAGTTTTAATGTTGAAAATTAGGACCAACTGTGACCATAATGCAAAAGATGGAAAGAcgatatttaagaagccaacaaGTTAGCTTTATGCTCCTTCTAGAGGACAAcagaaatttttaatttaaagggtGTATTTGAAAGAGGCAGAGTCTCTTCTTAACTGTACTCTAAGGACAAGCTATGAAGTTCAAGTACAGTGCACCACCTAAAGCACGTAGTATCCATCCAAAACTTTTCATGGTATGTTTGTAAAATGCAGTTATTGGGTCAAATCCTGTAGTACAGTATCAGGCTCAactttcagtgaagtcaatacaaGCTTGCCTCATGACAGAATTTAGCCTTGTACTTATTAGAAGTGCAATCTAAGTACCAGAGAAGTCAAATAATCAGCTTTTCATTGGATTAATAGTTACTAGAAGTTTTATTAGCTTTAGTTTATAAAAGGATGGTATGAAGAGATTAACTACATGCCTAATTTGGCATTTAAGAAAAGACTAGCTTTTCAAATGAGTCAAAAGCAGTCAGTCTTCAAAGTAGAATAATGATGGGGCCATTTGAAGCTTTTAACAAAGCCCTTCTAAAAACAAGTCTCTGAAATCATTTGTCTATATTGATATGCTCTTGTAAATTGCCCTTCTCTTGTATATTGGTGCCCAGATGCAGGCTTTTCTGAACTTGTAGTATTTGTCCACCACCAATTTTAATGTGTAGCCTTGCGCCAGTTCAGAGCTGTGGATACCAATCTTGCATCTGAAGCAACACGCCAAGGCACACTGCATAGCTTTTATCTAGATACTGagtgtatggctacacttgcagttgtacagcgctgtgagttaaactcACCTTCATACAGCTGAGTACGGAAAGAgttgcagtctgtccacactgaaagcgcactgtcatggccacatcTATAGCATTTTCAgctgcattgggagcagtgcattatgggcagttatcccagcattcaagtggctgcaacatgcttttcaaatgggggtgggttgggtggagtgtgacagggagcgcgGTGGGGGGGGAGAGTGGGTTTTTAGAgcgctgagagtgtgtcagcatgctgtcttataAGTTCAGACCCCtcctcactcactgaaagcacacagcagctgttttttttttccttcatagaCCAGAGAAGCAGCCTCTTGCAGAAAGGGACCCCAACcccccacactgcctctctcttcaagcaaacattagctgttGGTACTCCAAACGGAGCCCCCCTGCCTGCTTCTCACtcattcaaagcaaacagtagctgtgtttgttttttgataagcagccctcagaaacagtgctttgaaaaggcacttcctcctccagagttcaaaataaaacaagagaGGACACTTcagttaaaaggattatggggagttTCCAGAGGTCAATCAGTAGTAATAACGTTACTTCCCGTTTACACTGGAGCAGCAGCGTCTCGGTCAATACGCAACAGCTGTTACTCCTCTCGAGAAGGTGGAGTATCAGCAGTGCTGTAGCCGTGGAGACATAGCActgtacgtgccttgccagtgtggacagggagtgaggtaCAGCACTCTGTGAggttttattgtgctgtaactggGAAGTGTAGCCAAAGCCTAAGTGTTCCAAGTTCCTCTGGTGATTGGAAATCACAAGGAGATTGAGTCCTGATTCGGTGCATGGTGAAAGGAACAAAAAGTGAAGCTGGCATGTCCTAAACAGTTTAAAGGTCCTCTCTACACACATGTCATGAGATCTGGCTGCAATAAAGACTTATCTAAACATAGTTCTTCAGAAAGAGCTCTCTCTGTCTAGctgttcctgaataactccatgtcTGGACACTTACTCTGGAATAAAAATGTGTCCACACGTAGTTACTCAGGAACAGCTGATtgaaaaagctttctgaaaaactCCATATACAGACAAGCTTAAAGGGCATAAAGCCATAAGTGTTCAGTAACCCCAAAAAACCTTGGTCCTGTCTACACTATAAGTTGTAACACCTTTAGCAAAGGTCCTTCAGTGTAAGCTAAGACTAAGAAGTTGAAGCATTAAGAGGAAAAGGGGGAACTCTGGAAACAGCCTGCAGTGTCTGTACAGCCATTTAGGGATGCTTCCAGGGTAACAGAAGCATATGAAAAAAGTTAATAAGAGTCCTTGTAAACTTAACTGTTGCCAAGAATTATTTGATAGATATGTTCTTGTCACCCTAAAGACTGCAGATTCCCACTTCAGCTTCTGGATCTCAGGGACTGGCCTTGACAAGTTTCTCACTTAGCCTTTCACCACCCCTACCTCCACTGAGGTGAAACACAAGTCATTAAAATGTAACAAACTATCAAGTTAAATTATGGAATCTTAAGTAGGGGGTGGAGAtgaggaaacaaaacaatgtaagcAGCAAAAACATTAGCTTTCCAAATCAAACTTACCCGTTATATAGCAGTCTGGGGTGCTTGTCCACTAAATATTTAGTAAAATGGCCAAATTGTCCCAGATTCTCGTAGGGTATTGTTGAAGGTAAAAAGACTGTCCACTAAAGAGAAACATACCCTTTAGTAATCCCCAAATTCTTACTTTAAGGAGAAAACATTAAGCTTGAGCCTTTAAATTTGATTCCTCACATCCCTCCTCAAATTTTCTTGCTATTAAACTAGACTCTTATACATGCTGATTTCAAATATGTGTACTACTTTCTCATCTTTGCCCATTTCTCCCCCCATCcttaaaggacaggttactaGCCCTCTAAGATGACTGCAACAAAAGAGGCGCTTGCAGGCTGGAGGATCCAAGCAAAACAGGCTTCTGACTGCATTTCTTGTGCTAGTTACACCAGATATAGGAGCGGAGGAAATGAAAGGGATGAGTGCTAAATGCACCAAATGAAACaacaacagccaggaactgtgtGTGATGTTTGACAGGCAAGATAAATTGTCTGTggtatgaaaaattcaaaatctaATTTGCCAATAAATGCTGATTAGACTCtgagggtgtgggagaagggaggaaaagcatAATCGCTTTGACTGATGACTAGTATGTCAGCACTTGCACAGCGCTTGATTCATGCATGTGCAATACTTCACGCACCCCAGAAATGTTTTGAGGAGGAACTGGAAGGTAGGGACATGGAGTCAGAATAAAAGGGAACAGAGAGCAACCAAGTAGGGGGAAAAGACTGGGGAAAGGTGAGGGTAGGATAGGAAGGTAAAAGATGCAGGCAGGGATTAAAGTTGTGCAGTGATGGGACAGAAGTGAGTTTTTAAATGGATAAGGCCAATTTGAAATCTACTAATTTCAAGAAGTGGTTCAAGGGTATTTTCCTGAACCACTCCTGCCGATTTTGGTAATCTTaagcctgggctacactagtgggggaggaggattcgaactaagatacacaacttcaacta includes:
- the TMEM254 gene encoding transmembrane protein 254 isoform X1; amino-acid sequence: MEAPPRNPGGYFRCTSRFWMGVIAVSIGYFAWTVFLPSTIPYENLGQFGHFTKYLVDKHPRLLYNGFWLAWGIHIAEALYSIKLCKTKGITDSSVQRRWFIQTFLFGIASLSHLLAYKPLLKKQR
- the TMEM254 gene encoding transmembrane protein 254 isoform X2, with protein sequence MEAPPRNPGGYFRCTSRFWMGVIAVSIGYFAWTVFLPSTIPYENLGQFGHFTKYLVDKHPRLLYNGFWLAWGIHIAEALYSIKLCKTKGITDSSVQRRWFIQTFLFGGETEAWNSDKICLRSHSR